One part of the Ochrobactrum quorumnocens genome encodes these proteins:
- a CDS encoding Gfo/Idh/MocA family protein has translation MSAAQGFAPDPQVRVRDFKIGCIGAGMIMAECHLAAYKEAGFTVSAIASRTKAKAAEVAERWGIATVHDTPEALIADEAIQILDIAYPPDQQPDIIRKALAQPHIKGILAQKPLALTLEEAISLRDEAAKAGKILSVNQNMRYDQSMRVLKQILDNGELGTPVMATIEMRAIPHWQGFLEDYDRLTLSNMSVHHLDVLRFLFGEPDTITTLTRTDPRTKFAHKDGITVSTLMFPSGVMAVSMEDVWSGPREEGFDSDIYIKWRVEGTDGVAQGTIGWPDGSPSTLTYASKKTTDGKWVSPKWETMWFPHAFIGVMEQLQYAIHSGEPPALSVADNVKTVALVEAGYKSIDEGRTVRLSEISVD, from the coding sequence ATGAGCGCAGCGCAGGGCTTTGCCCCTGATCCGCAAGTCCGGGTTCGGGATTTCAAAATTGGCTGTATCGGTGCGGGTATGATTATGGCCGAATGCCATCTTGCAGCCTATAAGGAAGCTGGCTTCACCGTGTCGGCAATTGCTTCACGTACCAAGGCGAAGGCCGCAGAGGTCGCAGAGCGTTGGGGCATTGCGACCGTACATGACACGCCCGAAGCGCTGATCGCTGATGAAGCAATCCAAATCCTCGACATAGCTTATCCACCGGATCAGCAACCAGATATCATTCGTAAAGCGCTTGCACAGCCACATATCAAGGGCATTCTTGCGCAAAAGCCGCTGGCTCTGACGCTTGAAGAAGCGATTTCTCTGCGCGATGAGGCGGCAAAAGCCGGTAAAATTCTCTCAGTCAATCAGAACATGCGCTACGACCAGTCGATGCGCGTGCTGAAGCAAATTCTCGACAATGGTGAGCTGGGCACGCCTGTGATGGCGACAATCGAGATGCGCGCCATCCCGCATTGGCAGGGATTTCTTGAAGACTATGACCGTCTGACACTCTCCAATATGAGTGTGCATCATCTGGATGTGTTGCGCTTCCTGTTTGGTGAGCCGGACACAATCACCACACTGACGCGCACCGATCCGCGCACCAAGTTTGCGCATAAGGATGGCATCACTGTTTCGACATTGATGTTCCCGAGTGGCGTGATGGCGGTTTCGATGGAAGATGTGTGGTCGGGGCCGCGCGAAGAAGGCTTTGACAGCGATATTTACATCAAATGGCGCGTCGAAGGCACGGATGGTGTGGCGCAAGGCACGATTGGCTGGCCCGATGGTTCGCCATCGACGCTGACTTATGCTTCCAAAAAGACGACAGATGGCAAGTGGGTGAGCCCGAAATGGGAAACCATGTGGTTTCCGCATGCCTTCATTGGCGTCATGGAGCAGCTGCAATATGCGATCCACTCGGGCGAGCCGCCAGCATTATCAGTCGCAGACAATGTAAAGACAGTTGCACTTGTTGAGGCTGGTTACAAGTCGATCGATGAAGGCCGCACGGTCAGATTATCCGAAATATCGGTAGATTAA
- a CDS encoding SDR family NAD(P)-dependent oxidoreductase: MSGAPMFSVAGKTILYTGAAGGLGLETTLNFLRAGARVVAIDHDPKKIEELKSKAELESLDGLSIHALDLSDLSALRPALEAISSDVGGFDVVINNAAIYPSKPFEEYTLEEMQKVQHINVDAGIVCVQVALPHMRKKGWGRIINIASVTAYGGWAQLSPYVQSKGALIGLARAWAREFGTYGITVNAISPGAFPTDAEKIHPDPEGYTRFVLDHQAVKRRGSAHDIASALMFLASEEAGFITGQTLNVDGGWVMH, from the coding sequence ATGAGCGGTGCACCCATGTTTTCAGTAGCGGGGAAAACCATTCTCTATACAGGTGCTGCCGGTGGTTTGGGGCTTGAAACAACCTTGAATTTCCTGCGCGCCGGTGCGCGGGTTGTCGCCATAGATCATGACCCGAAGAAGATCGAGGAGCTGAAAAGCAAAGCAGAACTTGAGAGCCTTGACGGTCTTTCGATCCACGCACTTGATTTGTCTGATTTATCGGCACTTCGCCCGGCATTGGAGGCTATTTCCAGTGACGTTGGGGGCTTTGATGTTGTGATTAACAATGCCGCGATTTATCCCTCAAAGCCTTTTGAAGAATACACGCTTGAGGAAATGCAGAAGGTGCAGCACATCAATGTTGATGCGGGCATTGTCTGCGTTCAGGTGGCGTTGCCGCATATGCGGAAAAAGGGTTGGGGGCGGATAATCAATATCGCCAGCGTTACCGCCTATGGCGGTTGGGCGCAGCTATCGCCGTATGTGCAGTCTAAGGGCGCGTTGATCGGGCTTGCCCGCGCCTGGGCACGTGAATTTGGTACCTATGGCATTACCGTCAATGCGATTTCTCCGGGCGCATTTCCAACGGACGCAGAAAAAATCCATCCCGATCCAGAAGGCTATACGCGCTTTGTGTTGGACCATCAGGCGGTGAAACGTCGTGGTTCCGCCCATGATATTGCTTCCGCATTGATGTTTCTTGCTTCTGAAGAAGCTGGGTTTATCACCGGCCAGACCTTGAATGTCGATGGCGGATGGGTGATGCATTAG
- a CDS encoding ATP-binding cassette domain-containing protein, with protein MSSKQIILSYENLVLAPGRKALSGTIRAGEITGLAGLEGHGQEQFLLALAGFNQPRHSTVEVVAGSGVKNAYRNHHDAAKRGVVYLPRDRRATGIFPVLSVLDNFGMPSMPRFSWAGILNRRKQKEELQRHTDFLSIRYPAMDAPITTLSGGNQQKVLLARLLALQPRVMLLNDPTRGVDLNTRMKFYEAFRKLAREEGIALVISSSEIEEILQICDSVSVFRDFECSKTIGKSQMSMSGVLAAMFGQEEVEL; from the coding sequence ATGTCGAGTAAGCAGATCATTCTTTCCTATGAAAATCTGGTTCTTGCTCCGGGGCGTAAAGCCTTATCCGGTACGATCCGCGCAGGCGAAATAACTGGGCTGGCTGGACTGGAAGGCCACGGTCAGGAACAGTTCCTGCTGGCGCTTGCGGGCTTCAATCAGCCACGCCATTCCACGGTGGAAGTCGTTGCCGGGTCTGGCGTAAAAAACGCCTATCGCAATCACCACGACGCAGCAAAACGCGGCGTAGTTTATCTGCCGCGTGACCGTCGTGCGACCGGAATTTTCCCAGTGCTTTCCGTACTCGATAATTTCGGCATGCCTTCCATGCCGCGTTTTTCATGGGCTGGCATTCTTAATCGCCGTAAACAGAAAGAAGAGTTGCAGCGTCATACCGACTTTCTGTCGATCCGCTATCCTGCGATGGACGCGCCGATCACTACATTAAGCGGCGGTAATCAGCAGAAAGTTCTGCTTGCCCGGCTTCTGGCACTCCAGCCGCGTGTGATGTTGCTCAACGATCCAACGCGCGGCGTTGATCTGAACACGCGCATGAAATTCTACGAAGCCTTTCGCAAGCTCGCCCGCGAAGAAGGTATCGCGCTCGTCATCTCGTCGAGTGAAATCGAAGAAATCTTGCAAATCTGTGACAGTGTTTCAGTGTTCCGCGATTTTGAGTGTTCGAAAACCATCGGCAAATCCCAAATGTCGATGTCGGGCGTTCTTGCAGCCATGTTCGGACAGGAAGAGGTGGAGCTATGA
- a CDS encoding M24 family metallopeptidase produces the protein MDERLARTIEAIKASDADWGLFTSPDGIAYASGHIVSIEAGPSPFAGGPAIALVGKNGECGLVVTNLEEGTPSWAEIILKYEGFSYKEPIEIFTNYRQVVRALFTKFGVGGTIAIEQSSFPLSLLPLIEAHQHVSIDDAFKRQRMVKTVTEVALLHEAALTASAGQRAFIEYCKAGRSELEIFADIRLSMESRAGERLPITGDFISGKERTSAFMGWPTNRIIAAGDPLICDLAPRVKGYWGDSCASAMLGKVSNGFEKQFKAVKSALDLAVELVRPGLSIGELDQQLQAHITSHGYGYAHHSGHSIGTSVHEWPRLVGYETETFKKDMVVMVEPTAFDPDIGGVRLEFMLHVTENGCEVLTDFEHKLTV, from the coding sequence ATGGATGAAAGGCTCGCACGGACGATTGAAGCCATCAAAGCATCCGATGCTGATTGGGGACTATTTACCAGCCCTGATGGCATCGCCTATGCCTCAGGTCATATCGTTTCCATAGAAGCGGGACCATCGCCCTTTGCCGGTGGGCCTGCCATCGCTCTCGTGGGCAAAAATGGCGAATGCGGACTTGTCGTTACCAATCTTGAAGAGGGAACACCAAGCTGGGCTGAAATCATTCTCAAATATGAGGGTTTCTCATACAAAGAGCCGATAGAAATTTTTACGAACTATCGCCAAGTGGTGCGAGCGCTCTTCACCAAATTCGGAGTCGGCGGAACAATCGCAATAGAGCAGAGCAGTTTTCCACTGTCGCTGCTGCCACTCATCGAGGCGCACCAGCATGTCTCAATTGATGATGCCTTCAAGCGCCAACGCATGGTCAAAACAGTCACCGAGGTCGCGTTATTGCATGAGGCAGCACTAACCGCTTCCGCCGGACAACGCGCCTTTATAGAATACTGCAAGGCAGGCCGCAGCGAGCTGGAGATATTCGCCGATATAAGGCTCTCCATGGAAAGCAGAGCCGGTGAACGCCTGCCGATCACCGGCGACTTCATCTCCGGCAAAGAACGGACATCCGCATTCATGGGCTGGCCAACAAACCGGATCATCGCGGCCGGCGACCCACTCATCTGCGATCTCGCACCGCGTGTTAAAGGCTATTGGGGCGACAGCTGTGCATCGGCAATGCTAGGTAAAGTGAGTAACGGGTTTGAAAAGCAGTTCAAGGCCGTAAAATCAGCACTGGATCTTGCAGTTGAACTTGTCCGTCCTGGTCTTAGCATCGGTGAATTGGATCAACAATTGCAGGCGCATATCACATCACATGGCTATGGTTATGCCCACCATTCTGGTCATTCCATCGGCACATCAGTGCATGAATGGCCACGACTTGTCGGCTACGAAACCGAGACCTTTAAGAAAGATATGGTCGTGATGGTGGAGCCTACCGCCTTCGACCCAGATATTGGCGGTGTACGGCTCGAATTCATGCTGCACGTAACCGAAAACGGGTGCGAAGTGCTGACGGACTTCGAACACAAGCTGACAGTTTAA
- a CDS encoding ABC transporter permease — protein MIARDNNYGLLRIFSGGQETRLAAVLFIILLVINIVLNPVRFAPSNWGSVLGLAAPLLLTSLAITIPFLAGRGSIDISVGPLMGLINVILVQILITEGGISSPFIIIPAAILLGVLAGALNGLLAAIIRIQPIVATLGTYLIFGGLALTILPSPSGSVPAWLASLAGPWSILPVGTAVLIWIGIKRLPFYETLMAVGSEDRAAYTAGINVPLVRFFAYVLAGLFAGFAALSLTALIGSGDPIIGPGYTLIAIAAVALGGVSLAGGVGGLTAAFLGAADIFLLQSMLTAFNVSTFVLQAVYGAVLVLAVCLNCEKVKLYFRRKVAQS, from the coding sequence ATGATCGCACGAGACAACAATTACGGCTTATTGCGCATATTCTCCGGCGGTCAAGAGACACGGCTTGCTGCAGTCCTCTTCATCATTCTACTTGTCATCAACATCGTGCTCAATCCGGTGCGCTTTGCACCCTCAAACTGGGGCTCGGTGCTGGGGCTTGCCGCGCCACTGCTGCTGACCTCGCTCGCAATCACCATACCGTTCCTTGCTGGTCGTGGCTCGATTGACATCTCCGTCGGCCCACTTATGGGTTTGATCAATGTCATTCTGGTCCAGATACTGATTACAGAAGGCGGCATCTCATCACCCTTTATCATCATCCCGGCAGCCATTTTACTTGGCGTTTTAGCGGGCGCACTGAACGGCCTTCTAGCAGCGATCATTCGCATCCAGCCGATCGTCGCAACCCTTGGAACCTACCTGATCTTTGGCGGGCTGGCGCTAACCATCCTTCCTTCGCCATCAGGTTCGGTGCCTGCATGGTTAGCATCCCTGGCTGGACCATGGTCCATTCTGCCAGTGGGCACGGCCGTTTTGATATGGATCGGCATCAAACGCCTGCCATTTTATGAGACGCTTATGGCCGTTGGTAGTGAGGACCGTGCAGCCTATACCGCTGGCATCAATGTCCCGCTCGTCCGCTTCTTCGCATATGTGCTGGCCGGATTATTTGCAGGCTTTGCAGCATTGTCGCTTACGGCTCTGATTGGTTCGGGCGACCCGATCATCGGCCCCGGCTACACGCTGATTGCTATCGCCGCAGTTGCCCTTGGTGGCGTCAGTCTTGCTGGCGGAGTTGGTGGACTCACCGCTGCGTTCCTGGGTGCCGCGGACATTTTCCTGCTACAAAGCATGTTGACCGCGTTCAACGTCTCGACTTTCGTGCTTCAGGCAGTTTATGGCGCCGTACTTGTTCTGGCCGTATGCCTCAACTGTGAAAAAGTGAAACTCTATTTCCGACGCAAGGTGGCGCAGTCATGA
- a CDS encoding aldose 1-epimerase family protein, producing MVKLYGEARSRRDIAASSGSFAQFAGVRLMTLEDGLERGIRMLEFRSGTGLRFTVLVDRALDIADCDYRGMAIGWNSPSGFRHPGLHEYEGEGGLGWMRSFSGLMITCGLDHILFMYDEAADHYNYKPRETIKHSIHGRVGTIPAKLTGYGERWEGDECFLWCEGVVTQGTVFGEHLELTRRIEIKAGTNDIKLTDRVTNRGFYRTPHMYCYHINVGHPVLAEGSRYLAPIKDVVWAAHAGEDYQKQGVGYRSMPAPQMQFHEQVWQHEMGADANGEVPVALVNDRLGIGFEVVTRKDQFPCMYEWQNLQAGQYALGIEPATNHVLGHGAARERNELIWLEHGEERRYDSTFRILANTSEIVASEARIVAICRQPDGDYPAPSGNHITIGGRS from the coding sequence ATGGTGAAGCTTTACGGAGAGGCGAGATCGCGTCGCGATATTGCCGCGAGCAGTGGCTCTTTTGCGCAATTTGCAGGCGTTCGCCTGATGACGCTGGAAGACGGATTGGAGCGCGGCATAAGAATGCTGGAGTTTCGTTCAGGCACCGGCTTGCGTTTTACCGTACTGGTTGACCGCGCTTTGGATATCGCCGATTGCGATTATCGCGGCATGGCTATCGGCTGGAATTCGCCATCTGGCTTCCGCCATCCGGGCCTGCATGAATATGAAGGCGAGGGTGGCCTCGGCTGGATGCGCTCTTTCTCGGGCCTGATGATCACATGCGGTCTCGATCATATCCTCTTCATGTATGACGAGGCGGCGGATCATTATAATTACAAACCGCGAGAGACGATCAAGCATTCCATTCATGGTCGCGTTGGCACCATTCCGGCGAAACTCACCGGCTATGGTGAACGCTGGGAAGGCGATGAATGCTTTCTCTGGTGCGAAGGTGTCGTCACGCAAGGAACCGTCTTCGGCGAACATCTTGAACTCACACGTCGTATCGAAATTAAAGCTGGCACCAACGATATTAAGCTGACGGATCGTGTGACCAATCGCGGCTTTTATCGCACGCCGCATATGTATTGCTATCACATCAATGTCGGTCATCCGGTTTTGGCTGAGGGGTCGCGCTATCTCGCTCCCATCAAGGATGTTGTCTGGGCAGCGCATGCGGGCGAGGATTACCAAAAGCAGGGCGTCGGCTATCGCTCAATGCCTGCGCCGCAAATGCAGTTTCATGAGCAGGTCTGGCAGCATGAAATGGGTGCGGATGCCAATGGCGAAGTGCCGGTCGCGCTGGTCAATGACAGGCTTGGTATCGGCTTTGAGGTTGTCACCCGCAAGGATCAGTTCCCCTGCATGTATGAGTGGCAGAACCTGCAGGCTGGGCAATATGCACTTGGCATTGAACCAGCCACCAACCACGTCCTTGGGCATGGAGCTGCGCGTGAACGCAATGAGCTGATCTGGCTCGAACACGGCGAGGAGCGTCGCTACGATAGCACGTTCCGTATCCTTGCAAATACCTCGGAAATTGTGGCAAGCGAGGCTCGAATTGTGGCGATTTGCAGGCAACCTGATGGCGATTATCCGGCACCATCAGGTAATCACATTACCATTGGAGGCCGCTCATGA
- a CDS encoding sugar phosphate isomerase/epimerase family protein: protein MMQVGIFSGYFPYSLEETAKKIRALDFNTVQLDMHFKDIDLSAGQITKDKCVKIRETFRDNNLPISCISGYTNIIHPDKAERERRVGYLKEIIRHAQYLGTPYVISETGTYNTDSDWVHHPKNKTEEGFEECRKVIADLSQFAYDHGAVFLLETYVNNVVGSVEETVKMFAQVDHPGLGLLMDPTNYFETHNIDRMDEILNQVFDTLSDKIKIGHAKDVKRSGDDKTEKHADIGDADALESHTFRGVGEIELPAPGLGSLNYDLYLKRLAQKHPNIPMIIEHLDEADVPRAKKFLDGKLRAQGL from the coding sequence ATGATGCAGGTAGGTATTTTCAGTGGCTATTTTCCTTATTCGCTAGAGGAAACAGCCAAAAAAATCCGGGCGCTGGATTTCAATACAGTCCAGTTGGATATGCACTTCAAAGACATCGACCTCAGTGCGGGTCAGATCACCAAGGATAAGTGCGTCAAAATTCGTGAGACTTTCCGCGATAACAATCTGCCGATCTCGTGCATTTCCGGCTACACGAACATTATTCATCCAGACAAGGCAGAGCGTGAGCGTCGCGTCGGCTATCTCAAAGAGATCATCCGCCATGCGCAATATCTCGGTACACCTTATGTGATTTCAGAAACCGGCACTTACAACACCGATTCCGACTGGGTTCATCATCCGAAAAACAAGACCGAAGAAGGTTTTGAAGAATGCCGCAAGGTCATCGCTGACCTCTCGCAGTTTGCCTATGATCATGGCGCAGTATTCCTGCTCGAAACCTATGTGAACAATGTGGTCGGTTCGGTCGAGGAAACAGTGAAGATGTTTGCGCAGGTCGATCATCCGGGGCTTGGCCTGCTGATGGATCCGACCAATTATTTTGAGACGCACAATATCGACCGCATGGATGAAATCCTCAATCAGGTTTTTGATACGCTAAGCGACAAGATCAAGATCGGCCACGCGAAAGACGTCAAGCGCTCGGGCGATGACAAGACGGAAAAGCATGCCGATATTGGTGATGCCGATGCGCTTGAAAGCCATACTTTCCGTGGTGTTGGCGAAATCGAACTGCCTGCTCCGGGTCTCGGTTCATTGAACTATGACCTTTATCTCAAGCGCCTTGCCCAAAAGCATCCGAATATTCCGATGATCATCGAACATCTTGATGAGGCTGATGTGCCGCGTGCGAAGAAGTTCCTTGATGGCAAGCTGCGCGCGCAGGGACTTTAA
- a CDS encoding LacI family DNA-binding transcriptional regulator, whose product MSGESSLPRKQRRKGSGVTMADVAAAAGVSMQTVSRALRFPDSVMPEKRKAIQDAIEKTHYVHNLAASHLASHKSNTVAAIIPTLSASVFAETIQHFSDVLHHAGYQIFLGNTDYRPEREEEIIRSLLGRRPDGIFLIGTHHSKRSVALLKRAAIPVVEGWDFTDKPIDRLVGFSNTAAIAEMVDHLINAGRRYIVFAGVVRKGDSRAAERRAGFKAAMERLFPDEKPRITVATEMPIAMASGVDLLRRALAQYPEADAVMFSSDILASGALLETQRIGIKVPQRLAITGFGDFELSGHLLPPLTTVAVPSAEIGRQAGELLLQAMRGETSANTIVDVGFELKIRASG is encoded by the coding sequence GTGAGCGGTGAATCTAGTCTTCCACGAAAGCAACGCCGTAAGGGCTCTGGCGTGACCATGGCCGACGTGGCTGCGGCTGCAGGCGTGTCGATGCAGACGGTCTCGCGGGCGCTCCGCTTTCCAGATTCGGTAATGCCTGAAAAGCGCAAGGCTATTCAGGACGCGATTGAGAAAACCCATTACGTCCATAATCTCGCTGCAAGCCACCTTGCTTCGCATAAGAGCAATACGGTTGCAGCAATTATCCCGACACTCTCAGCTTCTGTTTTTGCAGAAACCATCCAGCATTTTTCCGACGTGCTCCACCATGCGGGGTATCAGATTTTCTTAGGTAATACGGATTATCGCCCTGAGCGTGAGGAAGAAATTATCCGCAGCCTTTTGGGTCGTCGTCCGGACGGCATTTTTCTCATCGGTACGCATCACAGCAAGCGCAGCGTGGCGCTGCTTAAGCGGGCTGCGATACCTGTCGTTGAAGGTTGGGATTTTACAGACAAGCCGATTGATCGGTTGGTTGGGTTTTCCAACACGGCCGCGATTGCAGAGATGGTCGATCATCTGATTAATGCAGGCAGGCGTTATATTGTTTTCGCAGGCGTTGTCAGAAAAGGTGACAGTCGTGCAGCCGAGCGTCGTGCCGGGTTCAAGGCGGCAATGGAGCGGCTGTTTCCAGACGAAAAGCCACGTATCACCGTGGCGACCGAAATGCCGATTGCCATGGCTTCGGGCGTTGATCTTTTGCGTCGGGCACTCGCGCAATATCCTGAAGCTGATGCCGTCATGTTTTCGAGCGATATTCTGGCATCAGGCGCGCTGCTGGAAACGCAGCGTATTGGTATCAAGGTGCCGCAACGCTTAGCGATTACCGGCTTTGGTGACTTTGAATTATCAGGTCATCTGCTACCGCCATTAACGACGGTTGCGGTGCCTTCGGCAGAAATTGGACGACAGGCGGGTGAGCTTTTGCTGCAAGCCATGCGCGGTGAGACATCGGCTAACACCATCGTTGATGTCGGCTTTGAGCTGAAGATCAGGGCCAGTGGTTAA
- a CDS encoding lactonase family protein, translated as MRKLYLAVGSLNREAPYFQGARGEGLSIYAFDTTTGEAQRICGTSSVDNPTFLSVDPASGVIYANSEVFNWHEGTVTAYRFDAGRGELVYLNKQACLGSISAYNMVTRDGKFVLVANYAMGTGGPDQSLVALPVLADSGLGPVKGSVRHEGVLGPITDRQERSHPHCVVETPEGGIFLAADLGLDEIITYRLDDEGAFERLSSVAVIAGSGPRHIAQHPNGRFVYVSNELDSSVSLIHRDGTQLSLGQTLPSVPADVQSHGADIHLTPDARFLYCSNRGPDSITAFRVDQENGSLVEIGQSFTGGKTPRNFAVTPDGGWLLAANQNGDCIAIFTIDKETGILNDTGKRIEIGTPVCVRPFYL; from the coding sequence GTGAGGAAACTTTATCTGGCAGTCGGGTCGCTTAATCGCGAAGCCCCTTATTTTCAGGGCGCGCGTGGCGAAGGCCTTTCTATCTACGCGTTCGATACGACGACAGGTGAAGCTCAGCGCATTTGCGGCACAAGCTCAGTCGATAATCCGACATTTCTTAGCGTCGATCCGGCTTCAGGCGTCATTTACGCCAATTCGGAAGTGTTCAACTGGCATGAAGGCACTGTTACCGCCTATCGATTTGATGCCGGGCGTGGTGAGCTTGTTTATCTCAACAAACAGGCGTGCCTGGGCAGCATATCGGCCTATAATATGGTTACGCGCGATGGAAAATTTGTGCTGGTTGCCAATTATGCCATGGGAACCGGTGGGCCGGATCAATCGCTGGTCGCATTGCCGGTCTTAGCCGATAGTGGTTTGGGGCCGGTTAAAGGTTCTGTTCGTCACGAGGGAGTGCTTGGACCAATCACCGATCGGCAGGAGCGAAGCCATCCGCATTGTGTGGTTGAAACGCCAGAGGGCGGTATCTTTCTCGCCGCCGATCTTGGCCTTGATGAAATCATAACGTACCGATTGGATGATGAGGGTGCGTTTGAGCGCCTCAGCAGTGTTGCTGTTATAGCTGGCTCCGGGCCTCGACATATTGCGCAGCATCCGAACGGTCGGTTTGTCTATGTTTCAAACGAGCTTGATTCCAGTGTTTCGCTTATTCATCGTGACGGCACGCAGTTGAGCCTTGGCCAAACTCTGCCAAGCGTGCCTGCGGACGTCCAATCTCATGGTGCAGATATTCATCTGACACCCGATGCGCGGTTTCTCTACTGTTCGAACCGTGGGCCCGACAGCATCACGGCATTTCGTGTGGATCAGGAAAATGGCAGCTTGGTTGAGATCGGCCAGAGCTTTACGGGTGGAAAAACACCGCGTAATTTTGCTGTGACACCAGATGGTGGATGGCTTCTTGCCGCAAACCAGAACGGAGATTGCATCGCAATTTTCACAATCGACAAGGAGACAGGTATCTTGAACGATACTGGCAAGCGCATCGAAATTGGCACTCCCGTCTGTGTGAGGCCGTTCTATCTGTGA
- a CDS encoding ABC transporter permease, with the protein MIKALATNRALIAFIGVILIFLLGAALIPGFASLFSIRAMLVLAALLAIAALGQTLVMILGGIDLSIPFVIGFANVVFASLYGDGMPPLVAGVIVLASAGLIGAFSGALSAALSIHPLIVTLGVGTMVQAGVQIWTRGLPTGSAPAFINDFVSLGGTIGPLPFPWLIPFTLVLSIGTVFVLQRTIYGRKLYALGSNIKAAELSLIRPVVIWAITFGLSAIFAALAGILLLGFTGSSSAIVGTPYLFQTVSAVVIGGTALIGGRGGFVGTVAGAIMLMELRTFLIGMGFSDAMVQSALGILILLLVAAYGRDRHIRNLI; encoded by the coding sequence ATGATCAAAGCACTCGCTACAAATCGCGCCCTAATCGCTTTTATCGGGGTCATACTGATCTTCTTGCTTGGAGCAGCACTCATTCCGGGCTTTGCCAGTCTGTTTTCCATTCGCGCCATGCTGGTTTTGGCTGCACTTTTAGCAATTGCAGCACTTGGTCAGACACTGGTGATGATCCTGGGCGGCATCGATCTTTCCATTCCCTTTGTGATCGGTTTTGCCAATGTCGTTTTTGCAAGCCTCTATGGCGATGGAATGCCGCCACTTGTGGCGGGCGTTATCGTGCTGGCATCGGCGGGGCTGATCGGTGCCTTTTCGGGAGCGTTGTCAGCGGCACTTTCCATCCATCCACTAATTGTCACGCTTGGCGTTGGCACCATGGTTCAAGCCGGGGTGCAGATCTGGACCCGCGGATTGCCGACAGGTTCAGCACCTGCTTTCATCAATGATTTCGTGTCCTTGGGTGGCACTATCGGACCATTGCCGTTTCCGTGGCTAATCCCTTTCACACTCGTGCTCAGTATTGGCACTGTCTTTGTGTTGCAGCGCACGATTTATGGTCGCAAACTTTATGCATTGGGGTCAAACATCAAGGCCGCTGAACTGTCATTGATCCGGCCGGTGGTAATCTGGGCCATCACATTTGGTCTAAGCGCGATATTTGCTGCCCTTGCTGGCATTCTTCTGCTCGGTTTCACTGGCTCGTCAAGTGCTATAGTCGGCACGCCTTATCTCTTCCAGACAGTGTCTGCGGTTGTGATCGGCGGAACCGCACTTATCGGTGGGCGCGGTGGTTTTGTCGGAACTGTTGCGGGCGCAATTATGCTGATGGAACTGCGCACATTTCTCATCGGCATGGGCTTTTCAGACGCCATGGTACAATCAGCTCTCGGGATACTCATCCTGCTTCTGGTTGCCGCCTATGGTCGTGACCGCCATATCCGTAATCTGATCTAG